The window aatttatttattaatttgatgttatctaaataataatatgatatattGTTTGATGTATCAGTGATTTAGCTGGTGGTTTGGCTAACACAATTTCCACCACAATGTAAAACCAtggaaaatagaaatataccACTATGACAATACGATATGGTCAAAATATgccatcaatttttttacttttttaaaaaaatgaaaaccattttatcaaaaaaaaaaaaacaattacacgTTAacgacttgaaaaaaaatatatatttactagaTCGGTTTACAAATTAATACCAAGAGATCTTGATTGTCCAACAGCCCGATAActtatgttgaaaaattaaaaaaaaaataagtgagACATTGGCAGAAGAGTTTAGTCATAAAATTGACCTCCAAAAAAGCCGTTAGAAAAAGAACTAAAAACCATCTGTATCTGCAACATTTAATAGTTTTCATTTGTTGAcagtataatttttcaatagaaaaaaaaaaaaaaaaaaacaaactgtgTACTAACAGCAGGGTACTCACAACCACagtatacaaaattatatagaaaaaagagataagatattttgaaaatatttttatgagccTCTAAGCCGGAAAACCAATTTGCACGCCCTGACCCTCAGATTCCAATAGTTTCTCAATTCTATCTCTTTGAGAACTTTGTTTttccttgaaaatatattggtcATCAttgaaaacattttaaaaaatctacatGCAATTGGATCTTGAAGATTGAGACTTCAACGTTTGTTATTTTCTATGcttgagtaatttttttttttatagatacgttaatcaaattttaattgtccacatactctttttttaatatcacttaatgtattttttaaatttctttgatttttagCTTTGTCATTAATTTCATTGGACAGAATGCATTACCTTCacgtattattaatatcagttGATCACTATTCAATTGGAATAAAACGATGAGCCAGTACCTTGATACTGCAATTCGAGTGCGTTGATTTTTATGTCATGAGTATCTAATTAActattcatttcaattttttttgtgtaaataaattacaaaacactagtttttttgttaattcaataataataatattccatCTATTTTTTACCAACGCAtgaggataaataaataaagtgaaataaaaagtataactTTATAGAATTTTACATCtacaatattttagtttttcaataacaaatacttgtttttaaatagttttttttttttttttttgatacaaggTTACCAATCATTTTATCTcaagtagaataaaaatacaaaatttcatttcttttcattttatcttttCTTGTTATTTACCATATCCGTTCAAGTTGTCGATGATAAGAGCTAATTACGATTTTTCGATACgcgttttatcaattatttaaaaatttttcatattgactttgtaatttattaccttttattatcatccacacactttttactttatttgtcatattgattttaaaattttaagttatttaaaattataagatatattttttatttaaattcgataatgatgataatgatgggGTTTGAACTTGAACCGTGACATTGACTGCTTCTCTTTGTAGATGACTTATTATATACTTAGAGCCTCAAATACATTTATGAAACTAAGTCCACTGTAAAAAATACATCAGGATAAACATTGCTGGATTTTTCATATACACATTTACAAAcatatttaatgtttaaaatccAATAGAACACATATggcttaaaaattattaaaaattaatataaataattcaataatacaattttattttatttttagtgcccttgataataatatgaaatccATGGACTAATATCAAaatcaatatgaaaattttctctcaagaaattaatatttttatttttaaaattcataaaagaGTTatgccaaataaaatttaataaaaaaaaaaatgaaattaaagacTCTGCATTACCATTTTACTGTGACTTTACCATATACATTTGGCTACGTAGTACCAATTGAACAAGACACGTAAGATGGCGCAAAAACTAGTGAATTATAAAACTATCGGCGTGGGACCTCTCAGTCTTCTCTCTGTGATTGGTTTGTGTAGAAAATTCTAGATTATTCTCAATCATTCTTGTGGATCCTAGAAGCCATTTGCTTTCTGATGTAACCGCCAATGGAATTACGTGTCGTCGCGAAATCATTGGCTGTTAAAAGCTCGTCACTCGCTGATTGGATAAAAATGAGAGAACTCTAACGGGCATTTGTAGAATTACAAAAAGTAGCTGGGTTTCTTAACCCGTGATTTCGTCGGATTTTTCTTCATTGACGATTGCATCATTACACGTGAAGTTCGCacttggattaaaaaaaaattgtgaattaatattttataaattgtttgaaaagttattaattaataaactgaTTAAGATGTTGGCTGCATCAAGATTATTGACACGCAATTGCGTTGAAATTTCTCAAGGAAAGAGATGTTTTAGTGCATTAGTTAAAAAtgtaagtttatatttttataacaactgcgttttttcttgttgcaatttattcatttgttaattaattatttattggtatGTCATCATCTTCGTTTGCtcgaaaaaaagttttataaatttattttattgtaacttTATGTACTTTAATGTAATTCTCTATTTAATCTGAGACTTATTTCTTCGAGAATAATCTTTCTGATATAGTAATTATCACCGGGGCGTCCATGGCCGGTGACCGGCATGCTAAATGTTGttgacttattttttatttgtcattgatTCTGTTATAAACTGATACATTGACATTTActgaattttacaatataattttacattatttactTTCTTTcttaatttacaattgataatcattttgttgttgataaaccCTTTCTGCTACTCACGTgttttatgtttaataattctaaacaattgttaaatttttttttattaattatgttctctagatgatgatatattaattgaaataattttaaaaattatttgatttctatatacatatattgctATCATGAAAAAACTTGTTACGTAACGATTagagaatgaataaattattttacatgatatagatatttaatttttattatatttatcaacaggCCAACTCAACAGCATACTATGCacccaacaacaacaacgaagTTACTCAATACAGATATAAATCAGACAAAGTCAGTGGTAATGTTATAGGAATTGACTTGGGTACAACGTTCTCCTGTGTATCTGTTTGGGAAGGTGGTGCAGCTaaagttattgaaaattcCCAAGGCTCAAGAACAACACCATCATACGTTGCCTTTGCTGAAGATGGTACTCAACTTGTTGGTATTCCAGCAAAACGTCAAGCCATCACCAACCCACAAAACACATTTTATGCTACCAAAAGATTGATTGGACGTAAATTCAATGACCCAGAGattcaaaaagaaattaaaacattGTCATATAAAGTTGCTCCAGCATCAAATGGAGATGCCTGGGTTCAAGATAAATCTGGCAAATTACATTCCCCAAGTCAAATTGGAGCTGCTGTCTTgagaaaaatgaaagaaacTGCTGAATCATATTTACGTACACCAGTTAAAAATGCAGTCATCACGGTACCAGCTTATTTCAATGATTCTCAACGTCAAGCAACCAAAGATGCTGGTCAAATTGCTGGTTTAAATGTTCTCAGAGTTATCAATGAACCAACAGCAGCTGCTCTTGCTTATGGCATGGACAAAACAGAAGACAAAATCATTGCAGTCTATGACTTGGGTGGTGGTACCTTTGATATCTCAGTTTTAGAAATTCAAAAGGGTGTCTTTGAGGTCAAATCAACAAATGGTGATACATTCCTTGGTGGTGAAGACTTTGACAACACTCTTGTCAATTATTTGGccagtgaatttaaaaaagatcaaGGAATTGATGTTACCAAAGATCAACAAGCCATGCAACGTCTGAAAGAAGCCGCTGAAAAAGCAAAGATTGAATTGTCTGATGACTCACAGACTGACATCAACTTGCCATACTTGACAATGGATGCCAGTGGCCCAAAACATTTCAATCTCAAACTCACAAGAAGCAAGTTTGAAACACTTGTTGCTGATTTGATCAAGCGTACAATTCAACCTTGTCAAAAAGCTATCAGTGATGCTGAAGTCAGCAAGTCTGAAATTGGAGAAGTACTTCTTGTTGGTGGTATGACAAGAGTACCAAAAGTTCAACAAACTGTACAAGAAATCTTCGGTCGTCAACCATCCAGAGCTGTTAATCCTGATGAAGCTGTTGCCATTGGTGCTGCTGTACAAGGTGGTGTTCTTGCTGGTGATGTCACTGACGTTCTTCTTCTTGATGTTACTCCACTCTCACTTGGTAAGTAACTCAAGACAAATGTCTCAAttgaatagtaaaaaataatgtttagtTGCCAATGATGCTTTAGTTCTAATCTTCTCTCTGAgttatgatgaattaatttactgagcaatttaaattataatttatttaaaaaatatttgagcaatttgattttttgtttgattatgaataaataaataaattattattattattatttaatttacaggtATTGAAACACTTGGTGGTGTATTTACAAAATTGATCACACGTAATACAACAATTCCAACAAAAAAGAGTCAAGTATTTTCAACAGCTGCTGATGGACAATCACAAGTTGAAATCAAAGTACACCAAGGAGAACGTGAAATGGCTGCTGACAATAAATTGTTAGGTCAATTTACATTGATTGGTATTCCACCAGCACCAAGAGGTGTACCACAAATTGAAGTCACATTTGATATTGATGCCAATGGTATTGTACACGTATCAGCTCGTGACAAGGGTACTGGCAAAGAACAACAAATATCAATTCAATCCAGTGGTGGTTTAAGCAAAGATGAAATTGAAAACATGGTAAGAAATGCTGAAAAGAATGCCAAAGAAGATAAAGTAAAGAAAGAACGTGTAGAGGCTGTTAACCAAGCTGAAAGTATTGTCCATGATACTGAAAGtaaaattgaagaatttaGACCACAATTACCTGGTGAAGAgtgtgataaattaaatggtcTTGTTAGTAAACTCAAAGAAACACTTGCCAACAAAGACAACGCAGatccagaagaaattaaaaaacaaacaaatgaatTACAACAAGCTAGTCTCAAGCTTTTCGAGATGGCATACAAAAAAATGGCTGCTGAACGTGAAAGCAACCAAGCTAACCAAGGCAACCAAGATCAACAACAACCAGAAGGTGAAAAGAAAGAAGAGAAGAATTAAAATCGACCAAGGCTTTATTAATTCTTCTCACTCAAACCTATATTAACTtctaatttctattattttttttgctaattttaTTTGGTTACTCATTACAATAATTACCTGAGTCAAGTCTTGTTAAATTAGAAGTTGTTAGGTTTCATCTTCTATCAACATCAGCAATATCAAATGTACTTGttagtttttaaattcactgACAAGTTAAAGttccaaatattttaatgtcacaaatttttaaattgcagttttaattttcaaaatattgcataattaaataattcaactttttatttcCTTTCTCAACAAATCATTACTATCTACCAGCtgcaatttaaatttgaagatattataaacaatcaatttaattgatgcttttttttttatttattaagacTGTATTtggcaaaaaatatattaccatgttttattattaagaatGAATGtgtaaagacaaaaaaaaaaaaaaatacttttaaaatttgtacatTCTCCTGAATGACAAATAATGTATGATAATATCTGAATTAGATTaagaacaaattaattaaaaactacgtgtagattatattaataataaaatatattaattaagaaaacaaaaaaaaacaattgctattagattatttttttttttgttcgttttttattattgtatacaaAAGATTTtgaatctttttattttgtgtttcgttgtttaataaaaaattaaaatacatttacctTGTCTATATATTTTCCGAGAAAAcctattacaattaaattttaaaattacttaattACAATACATAATTTACCTGCATTTAAAatcctattataaaaaggaCGCATTTCATTCGTAATCTAATtggtcaaaaatttttaacatttaaaatgatttaatcaattttaaatatttaattatctattttattttttaatgttttattatttaaataataataaatatttattatgtatttttattaacaataacattgtttcaattatttttcaattaaaattcttttaatgttttatatcttttgaaaaacctaataattatcaaagtcaattttcctttttataaattctcaaattaaatttaaaacctgGTAGTTATTTCTGGTAATAAACATTCTCATCTAGcctagagaaaaaaaaaaaaattcattcactCTTGTACGCAATACGCATGTCCAGTATATGACACCACaacattattgtttaataataataaattgtgtgTAAATTACTGTCTTCCTGCTTAgctcattatattattaaaacataacaaaaaaataacaaacactatgatacaataattaaaaatcaagtaaacaTAAGTTAgtattaaacataaataaattgacaatcaATGTTATCACTTAAGTAATCcattaatttcataatttattgtacATCAAGTGCagtaataattcaacattattattatctttatattttttaatttatttattcaaatttacttggcattgaataaatttgatgCAGCTTTGTGTGTTCTATTCATTGAATTCGACCTCGAATTAAATACTGGAGGGACATAATAAAGTAACGTTCAAAGTCCATTATCCACCAACTCTTAGTGTCTCagtgtgttttatttatttttttattttttatcaaactgtgattatatatacattttttaatatttatcagtcACAATTGAACAGTCAGTCAGTGTGACACAAGGTGCTCCAACATCCAGTATTTCTAACtccaaataattaattttttctcaataaaaatataaacaaacatttagtaaaataaataattaattttttaaaatatcatttgtttattattttatttataagcaaacgtttatcatttattattattaaatatggaTAAATGTCATGATGATGTGTATCTTGATAtaacaattgatgaaaataatataatacctGGTGCAACTGATGTTGTCAAAATATTAAGACCAACTTGGCCAATTGATAAACTACAATTCAAGGTAATTTTATAACaggtgtttatttaaaaaaaaaaataattaaaatacatttatttataaaaccttgaatgtcatttatattaatctaaattttatgaattttaattcaacaatttatatattttatgttgttAATTATGATGTCACGTTATTGCCACTTGACGACAGACATGtgacttgattatttatttttattatcatgagTATTTGTTtatcgaattttttattttttcattaatgtcaattgataagataaaataaaaaaaaaagtaacctTACTGATcctaattagaaaattaattgataaataaattgatgtctatttgtttaataataaaataataataattgttgttttatttaaatttttaattatagataTTTACAAATGGAATTACAAATAAACTTGTTGGTGTTTATTATCCAGGTCATTACAATGAAATGGTACTTGTCAGAGTTTATGGACATAAAACTGACATGTTGATTGACAGAAAAGCTGAGACAAGAAATATCAGGGTAATTAATTATAGCTTAATTAATaagcattattattgtttatttaatttattaattattttattttgtagataTTACATAAAGCTGGATATACTCACAGTTTGTATGCAACTTTTAACAATGGTCTTGCTTATGAATTTTTGGAGGGTGATGTATTGACATCAGCCACTGTTAGAGAAccagaaatatataatttagttGCTAAAAGAATGGCACAAATGCATAAATTAGAACCAAATGATTCGGATATTATTAAAGAGCCAATGCTTTGGAAAAAAACTGAACAATTTATGGATTTAATGCCAAGAGAATTTGATGATCCTGTTAAACAAAAaaggtttatttaattatttattgtt is drawn from Aphidius gifuensis isolate YNYX2018 linkage group LG3, ASM1490517v1, whole genome shotgun sequence and contains these coding sequences:
- the LOC122852652 gene encoding heat shock 70 kDa protein cognate 5-like gives rise to the protein MLAASRLLTRNCVEISQGKRCFSALVKNANSTAYYAPNNNNEVTQYRYKSDKVSGNVIGIDLGTTFSCVSVWEGGAAKVIENSQGSRTTPSYVAFAEDGTQLVGIPAKRQAITNPQNTFYATKRLIGRKFNDPEIQKEIKTLSYKVAPASNGDAWVQDKSGKLHSPSQIGAAVLRKMKETAESYLRTPVKNAVITVPAYFNDSQRQATKDAGQIAGLNVLRVINEPTAAALAYGMDKTEDKIIAVYDLGGGTFDISVLEIQKGVFEVKSTNGDTFLGGEDFDNTLVNYLASEFKKDQGIDVTKDQQAMQRLKEAAEKAKIELSDDSQTDINLPYLTMDASGPKHFNLKLTRSKFETLVADLIKRTIQPCQKAISDAEVSKSEIGEVLLVGGMTRVPKVQQTVQEIFGRQPSRAVNPDEAVAIGAAVQGGVLAGDVTDVLLLDVTPLSLGIETLGGVFTKLITRNTTIPTKKSQVFSTAADGQSQVEIKVHQGEREMAADNKLLGQFTLIGIPPAPRGVPQIEVTFDIDANGIVHVSARDKGTGKEQQISIQSSGGLSKDEIENMVRNAEKNAKEDKVKKERVEAVNQAESIVHDTESKIEEFRPQLPGEECDKLNGLVSKLKETLANKDNADPEEIKKQTNELQQASLKLFEMAYKKMAAERESNQANQGNQDQQQPEGEKKEEKN
- the LOC122852660 gene encoding ethanolamine kinase-like isoform X1 gives rise to the protein MDKCHDDVYLDITIDENNIIPGATDVVKILRPTWPIDKLQFKIFTNGITNKLVGVYYPGHYNEMVLVRVYGHKTDMLIDRKAETRNIRILHKAGYTHSLYATFNNGLAYEFLEGDVLTSATVREPEIYNLVAKRMAQMHKLEPNDSDIIKEPMLWKKTEQFMDLMPREFDDPVKQKRFERMIKPHDTLKNEYKKMKDKLIQLNSPVVFSHNDLLLANILYNKKQNTVTFIDFEYTAFNYQAFDIANHFAEFPGVDDIDYSLYPDESLQRSWLRKYLQSYNESSSVSEDEVTKLYKHIEKFVLMSHFLWGCWSLIQYKHSSIDFDFLKFAAVRFDECFNRRKILDD